Proteins from a genomic interval of Pseudodesulfovibrio nedwellii:
- a CDS encoding ATP-dependent Clp protease adaptor ClpS yields the protein MSDPFTGDRFETELLDEHEVREPRKYKVLLHNDDYTTMDFVVEILVRVFRRNEAQATAIMLSVHNKGYGVCGTYTAEVAETKVDLVHRLAKSAGFPLKCSMEGE from the coding sequence ATGAGCGACCCTTTTACCGGTGACCGTTTTGAAACTGAACTTCTTGACGAACATGAAGTCAGGGAGCCTCGGAAGTATAAGGTCCTGTTGCATAATGATGATTATACGACCATGGACTTCGTGGTCGAGATTTTGGTTCGCGTATTTCGTCGAAACGAAGCGCAAGCCACGGCCATCATGCTTTCCGTCCACAATAAAGGGTACGGAGTTTGCGGCACTTACACTGCCGAAGTGGCCGAAACCAAGGTCGATTTGGTGCACAGGCTGGCGAAAAGCGCAGGTTTTCCGCTTAAGTGCAGTATGGAAGGTGAATAG
- a CDS encoding methyl-accepting chemotaxis protein — protein MFIGPVGMIICGVALCGIFAAATAIGGWLAYGIGVLCVLAITSLVGFMHSKYRKRMKGVLEEIVNCRLLDADIAGEFGGALGQCAEAMCAVQKQADFFEGAFHELGSPALVCDSDGRIILASQAMLEMVRKRAEQVVGKTVSQALYSQNGVSLTEKALKLGKPRVDSVDLVLWDKREISVQLFISFIHDREGVIVGAATSFIDMTEQVENHRKIQQQQKRMTQAGERISSLAEHVASATELLSASADDQAQGAQKQRKQTSAVALSMENMTETVIEVARNATATRGAADEANTSATEGVAMVDKAVVAINQVSNEAVELEQEVGKLNMQAGEIGQIISVINDIADQTNLLALNAAIEAARAGEAGRGFAVVADEVRKLAEKTMDATREVESAIGMIQTRSQKATTSMRATAKQVAESTDLSNKAGETLQQIMVSIQDMVERVAEIATAAEQQSAAAEEVMHSVEEIAVIAEDADEAAGQAANATRDMAELARDLLSVSQEFRDGDGDMALRESESEMKGVLPLIAQKYVLREYGESLHAGMLKSMGNPVFLSTESYPDQVLMQMAEFVSKSVGVKSRDFFLGLGKFSVEQFNKMYPGHFRDESLKDFYLRMNDVHSQLTKTQPGIKPPKFTYEDKGDILFMNYRSGRGLFHYFEGILLGSAQFKGEKVNVVIKPFDEETARAEISFLGKV, from the coding sequence ATGTTTATCGGACCCGTGGGGATGATAATTTGTGGTGTTGCCTTATGTGGCATATTCGCGGCCGCAACAGCTATCGGTGGATGGTTGGCATATGGTATCGGTGTCCTTTGCGTTTTGGCTATTACCAGTCTTGTAGGATTTATGCATTCCAAGTATCGGAAACGGATGAAGGGAGTCCTTGAAGAAATTGTGAACTGTCGTCTTCTTGACGCTGATATTGCAGGAGAATTTGGTGGGGCTTTGGGGCAGTGCGCGGAGGCCATGTGTGCTGTTCAAAAGCAGGCTGATTTTTTTGAAGGAGCTTTCCATGAGCTCGGAAGTCCGGCTCTTGTGTGTGATTCTGATGGCAGAATTATCCTTGCTTCTCAGGCTATGTTGGAGATGGTCAGAAAAAGAGCTGAACAGGTGGTCGGCAAGACTGTCAGTCAGGCGCTGTACAGTCAAAATGGTGTTTCTTTGACCGAGAAGGCGCTTAAGCTTGGTAAACCGCGAGTGGATAGCGTTGATTTGGTTTTGTGGGATAAAAGAGAAATTTCGGTTCAGCTTTTCATTAGTTTTATTCATGATCGAGAGGGAGTCATTGTCGGTGCGGCTACATCGTTTATTGATATGACCGAGCAGGTGGAAAATCATCGAAAGATTCAGCAGCAACAGAAGCGTATGACTCAGGCGGGCGAACGGATCAGCAGTTTAGCTGAACATGTGGCGTCTGCTACGGAGTTATTGTCCGCTTCCGCTGACGATCAGGCGCAAGGGGCGCAGAAGCAACGCAAGCAAACTTCTGCCGTGGCCCTGTCCATGGAGAATATGACCGAAACCGTGATTGAAGTCGCGAGGAATGCCACTGCGACTAGAGGGGCCGCAGATGAAGCTAATACATCCGCGACTGAGGGTGTTGCCATGGTGGACAAAGCTGTGGTGGCTATTAATCAAGTGTCAAATGAGGCTGTTGAGCTTGAGCAGGAAGTCGGCAAGTTGAATATGCAGGCCGGTGAAATTGGACAAATTATCAGTGTTATTAATGATATTGCAGATCAAACGAATTTACTTGCTTTGAACGCGGCTATTGAGGCTGCTCGAGCAGGAGAGGCGGGACGAGGATTTGCTGTAGTGGCAGATGAAGTTCGCAAGTTGGCAGAAAAGACCATGGATGCAACTCGTGAAGTGGAATCAGCCATTGGAATGATTCAGACTCGGTCTCAAAAAGCAACGACATCCATGCGCGCAACGGCAAAACAGGTGGCCGAAAGTACGGATCTTTCCAACAAGGCTGGTGAGACGTTGCAGCAGATCATGGTGAGTATTCAAGATATGGTTGAGCGTGTAGCTGAAATTGCCACGGCAGCCGAACAACAGTCCGCAGCGGCTGAAGAAGTTATGCACAGTGTCGAGGAAATTGCGGTTATCGCTGAGGATGCAGATGAAGCAGCGGGGCAGGCGGCCAATGCAACTCGGGATATGGCAGAATTGGCTCGCGATCTCTTGAGCGTATCGCAGGAATTTAGAGATGGTGATGGTGATATGGCTTTGCGAGAGTCTGAAAGCGAGATGAAGGGAGTTCTTCCCCTGATAGCCCAAAAGTATGTCTTGCGAGAATATGGTGAGTCGTTGCATGCCGGTATGCTGAAATCAATGGGCAATCCTGTGTTTTTATCTACGGAAAGTTATCCAGATCAGGTTCTTATGCAAATGGCAGAATTCGTTTCGAAGTCCGTTGGGGTTAAGTCTCGTGATTTCTTCCTTGGCCTTGGTAAGTTTTCTGTTGAGCAGTTTAATAAAATGTACCCGGGGCATTTTCGTGATGAGTCGTTGAAAGATTTTTATTTACGTATGAATGATGTTCATTCGCAGTTGACCAAGACTCAGCCAGGGATTAAACCTCCCAAATTCACCTATGAGGACAAGGGCGACATATTGTTTATGAATTATCGTTCTGGTCGTGGGCTGTTTCATTATTTTGAAGGGATACTTCTTGGTTCGGCGCAATTTAAAGGCGAGAAAGTGAATGTCGTTATAAAGCCTTTTGACGAGGAAACGGCTCGGGCAGAAATATCATTTCTTGGCAAAGTGTGA
- a CDS encoding chemotaxis protein CheA produces MSDDLNRQIFKEEAYDLLRELEGALLELEETPDDMDLVNQIFRALHTIKGSGSMFGFDDIAGFTHEVETIFDMVRNGDIEATSVLCGLSLQSRDHIRSMLDADDEGPVDTENMEAILQGLKDFVASSSDEAVEESEEAESVPEEPETDESEDESHSLKKFTILLKPDGEGEVDVESVETFFEELDRLGELSVKSKHVDTGAGWELLLATEVDKDNVEDVFFFLNANVSVEVSESGSILSEEKEPEIVVSPPVPPASSLASNTVSFTGDDSEPDAVPKIGEILVENGDLSQEDIHAALEKQKTKNDRPLGQILAEEGKVSKAAVNKAIKRQGEVKEREVHKKRQEAMSSIRVAADKLDYLVDLVGELVIVQAQISQVISERSDPTLTLLAEELERLSDELRDSTLGIRMLPIGTSFSKFRRLVRDLSADLGKQIGLSTSGAETELDKTVIERLGDPLVHLLRNSIDHGIELPDVREAQGKPPQGTITLAAEHSGGEVLIRITDDGKGMSSDMIRKKGIERGLISKDAELTEKELLKLIFEPGFSTAQEVTNVSGRGVGMDVVKRAIDSLRGTIDIDSKPGIGTSLIIRLPLTLAIIDGLQVQVENEFYVIPLSLVEECVELTRAQVEESDSGQRILHLRGEIVPYIHIRDWFDVEGDNPPIEQIVITGVEGSRVGIVVDTVIGEHQTVIKSLGRVYKDVEGISGATIKGDGSIALILDVPGLVRRVVAESK; encoded by the coding sequence ATGTCAGATGATCTGAACAGGCAGATATTCAAAGAGGAAGCATACGACCTTTTGCGTGAGTTGGAAGGTGCATTGCTGGAGCTCGAAGAGACTCCAGATGATATGGATCTGGTGAACCAGATTTTCCGTGCCTTGCATACGATTAAAGGCTCTGGATCCATGTTTGGATTCGATGATATCGCCGGATTTACGCATGAGGTTGAGACGATTTTTGATATGGTCAGAAATGGCGACATTGAAGCGACGTCTGTTTTGTGTGGATTGTCTCTTCAATCCCGGGATCACATCAGGAGCATGCTTGATGCTGACGACGAAGGGCCTGTGGATACGGAAAATATGGAAGCAATCCTTCAGGGGTTGAAAGATTTCGTCGCGAGTTCGAGTGATGAAGCTGTTGAAGAAAGCGAAGAAGCCGAGTCGGTTCCTGAGGAACCAGAGACCGATGAGTCAGAGGATGAGTCTCATAGTCTGAAAAAATTTACAATTCTTCTGAAGCCTGATGGTGAAGGCGAAGTAGACGTCGAGTCTGTCGAGACTTTTTTTGAGGAATTGGACCGTTTGGGCGAATTGTCCGTCAAGTCCAAGCATGTTGATACCGGTGCAGGATGGGAACTCCTCTTGGCAACCGAAGTTGACAAGGACAATGTGGAAGATGTCTTTTTCTTTCTGAATGCCAATGTGTCGGTTGAGGTGAGCGAATCCGGCTCCATTCTTTCTGAAGAGAAGGAGCCCGAAATAGTTGTCTCACCTCCAGTACCGCCAGCATCCTCACTGGCTTCAAATACGGTTTCTTTTACGGGTGATGACTCTGAACCCGATGCTGTTCCCAAAATCGGTGAAATTCTCGTGGAGAACGGCGATCTGAGTCAAGAAGATATTCATGCCGCTTTGGAGAAACAGAAGACTAAGAATGACAGGCCTTTGGGGCAGATTCTTGCTGAGGAAGGTAAGGTCTCCAAGGCAGCAGTCAACAAGGCAATCAAGCGTCAGGGAGAAGTCAAGGAGCGGGAAGTCCATAAGAAGCGGCAAGAGGCGATGTCTAGTATTCGTGTGGCTGCTGACAAATTGGATTACCTCGTGGACCTTGTGGGTGAATTGGTCATTGTTCAGGCGCAGATATCTCAGGTTATCAGTGAGCGGAGTGATCCTACTCTGACGCTGCTGGCCGAGGAATTAGAGCGATTGAGTGATGAATTACGGGATTCCACTCTTGGAATCCGCATGCTTCCTATCGGAACATCATTCAGTAAGTTCAGGCGGTTGGTGCGCGATTTATCTGCTGATCTCGGCAAACAGATAGGCTTGTCCACCAGTGGAGCCGAGACTGAGTTGGATAAGACGGTCATTGAGCGTTTGGGTGATCCTTTGGTCCATCTGCTCCGAAATAGCATTGATCATGGCATCGAGTTACCTGACGTTCGAGAAGCTCAGGGCAAACCGCCTCAGGGTACGATCACGCTTGCTGCTGAGCATTCCGGTGGAGAAGTGCTCATTCGTATTACTGACGACGGTAAGGGAATGAGCAGCGATATGATCCGCAAGAAAGGGATTGAGCGCGGGCTGATTTCCAAGGATGCGGAGTTGACCGAAAAAGAATTGCTCAAGCTCATTTTTGAACCCGGTTTTTCGACGGCTCAGGAAGTGACCAACGTTTCTGGTCGTGGTGTGGGGATGGATGTGGTGAAGCGGGCTATTGATTCTTTGCGTGGGACCATTGATATCGATTCAAAACCCGGCATTGGTACCTCTCTCATCATTAGATTACCGTTGACTTTGGCAATCATCGATGGCTTACAGGTTCAGGTAGAAAATGAATTTTATGTCATTCCGCTGTCTCTCGTGGAAGAATGTGTTGAATTGACGCGGGCTCAGGTGGAAGAAAGCGATTCTGGACAGCGTATATTGCACCTTAGGGGTGAAATCGTTCCCTATATTCATATCCGCGATTGGTTTGATGTCGAAGGCGACAACCCTCCTATTGAGCAAATTGTCATTACTGGTGTAGAGGGAAGTCGTGTTGGTATTGTCGTAGACACTGTCATAGGTGAACATCAGACTGTTATTAAAAGCCTTGGTCGTGTATACAAAGACGTAGAAGGTATTTCTGGCGCAACAATCAAAGGAGATGGCTCCATTGCACTGATATTGGATGTTCCTGGCTTGGTCCGACGTGTTGTTGCCGAGTCCAAGTAG
- a CDS encoding class IV adenylate cyclase, translating to MALECELKYLSVDLDAIRCRLQEAGGTHSGRYFESNLVFDYPDRSLKAKSVLLRLREKQGKAILTVKRPPEEYIPSVLKVSDEIETSVGDLNVMKTALETLGFKVFFSYEKVREKWHFMDCIICLDQMPFGYFVEIEGTDVSVPACAQAIGLGGHVTTTETYHALNLSDRRDRGLAPNENFVFEEPFRTRLLAELDKE from the coding sequence ATGGCACTTGAGTGCGAATTAAAATACCTTAGCGTGGATCTGGACGCAATACGTTGCAGACTGCAAGAAGCTGGCGGGACGCATTCAGGACGGTATTTTGAATCTAATCTGGTTTTTGATTATCCGGATAGGTCCTTGAAAGCGAAGTCCGTTTTGCTCAGACTTCGGGAAAAACAGGGAAAAGCTATTTTGACCGTCAAGCGTCCGCCAGAGGAATATATTCCATCGGTTCTCAAGGTTTCCGACGAGATTGAAACTTCTGTCGGAGATTTGAATGTCATGAAGACAGCTTTGGAGACTCTTGGTTTCAAGGTGTTTTTTTCGTATGAAAAAGTTCGGGAAAAGTGGCATTTTATGGATTGTATAATTTGTCTTGATCAAATGCCTTTTGGATATTTTGTGGAAATTGAAGGAACCGACGTGTCTGTACCGGCCTGTGCTCAGGCAATTGGCTTGGGTGGGCATGTAACGACAACGGAGACGTATCACGCATTGAATTTGTCTGATCGTCGGGACAGAGGACTTGCCCCGAATGAAAATTTTGTTTTTGAAGAGCCTTTTCGCACCCGATTGCTGGCTGAACTCGACAAAGAATGA
- a CDS encoding DUF190 domain-containing protein: MKLLEKAERIRIYIGEDDKHKGTPLAEAIVKEARRLGLAGATVFRGMSGFGANSRIHTTKILRLSEDLPVVVEIVEHPDRLDLLLEKLDDMMGEGMVTREPVNVIAYRHSKN; encoded by the coding sequence ATGAAACTGCTTGAAAAGGCTGAACGAATTAGAATCTACATCGGTGAGGATGACAAGCACAAAGGGACTCCTCTTGCTGAAGCCATCGTCAAAGAAGCCAGAAGACTTGGTCTGGCCGGGGCCACAGTCTTTCGTGGCATGAGCGGATTCGGAGCCAACAGCCGTATTCACACCACCAAAATTCTTCGCCTGTCCGAAGACTTACCCGTGGTAGTGGAAATTGTGGAACATCCTGATCGCTTGGATCTCCTACTCGAAAAACTTGACGACATGATGGGGGAAGGAATGGTCACACGTGAACCCGTGAATGTCATTGCCTACCGCCATTCCAAAAACTGA
- a CDS encoding DUF2062 domain-containing protein, whose protein sequence is MSDLSRHTPRDKKSNRDWWTGSKRWIRYWCLRLMRQNSSPKNLAAACALGMFIGAMPIIPFQSVVVIALAFAMRVNKLAAWLATCYSNAATMVPFYYFLFIVGSTVAPFDNIVFDPQHLEMTQLIAAGWKVFAVMFIGGLAFGIPATIATYFISLFVIRRYRERRAIRMLRNKSG, encoded by the coding sequence TTGAGTGACCTGAGTCGTCATACCCCTCGCGATAAAAAAAGTAATAGAGACTGGTGGACTGGTAGCAAACGGTGGATACGGTATTGGTGTCTTCGTTTAATGCGTCAGAATTCGTCGCCGAAGAATTTGGCTGCGGCCTGTGCTCTTGGGATGTTTATTGGTGCTATGCCTATCATCCCGTTTCAATCCGTGGTTGTCATTGCCTTGGCTTTTGCCATGCGAGTCAACAAGTTGGCTGCATGGCTCGCGACTTGTTATTCGAACGCTGCGACTATGGTACCTTTTTACTATTTCCTTTTTATTGTAGGGAGTACGGTAGCTCCGTTCGATAATATTGTTTTTGATCCTCAACATTTGGAAATGACCCAGTTGATTGCCGCCGGGTGGAAAGTCTTTGCCGTCATGTTTATAGGCGGATTGGCTTTTGGTATTCCGGCCACAATCGCTACATATTTTATTTCTTTGTTCGTCATCAGGCGGTATCGCGAACGTCGTGCCATTCGTATGTTGCGTAATAAGTCCGGTTGA
- a CDS encoding protein-glutamate methylesterase/protein-glutamine glutaminase: MRKIRVLIVDDSAVVRQTLEDILSSDPQIEIMGTAIDPYVAAERMKKEIPDVITLDIEMPRMDGLTFLKKLMKQHPVPVVICSSVADKGTDNALKALEYGAVEIITKPKVGTKKFLEESSIRLIDKVKAAAMARPKAIKKAPAIRVSPKLSADAVIPKGTVKNLSATEKICLVGASTGGTEALKVFLEAQPVDCPPIAIVQHMPEHFTKAFANRLNSICQINIKEAEDGDPVVRGQALIAPGDKHMLLKRSGSRYYVEVKDGPLVSRHRPSVDVLFRSGARYGGSNVVAAIMTGMGDDGAKGMKELSEAGAYTIAQDEASCVVFGMPQEAIKLGGAQKVLSLTRIAGEIVRACG, from the coding sequence ATGCGTAAGATTCGTGTGTTGATTGTCGATGACTCTGCTGTTGTCAGGCAAACCTTGGAAGATATTCTTTCTTCTGATCCGCAGATTGAAATCATGGGAACGGCTATCGATCCCTATGTTGCCGCTGAGCGGATGAAAAAAGAAATTCCTGACGTGATTACTCTCGATATTGAGATGCCGCGGATGGATGGTCTGACTTTCTTGAAAAAGCTCATGAAGCAGCACCCGGTCCCAGTGGTGATTTGCTCTTCAGTTGCGGATAAGGGGACTGATAATGCGCTTAAGGCACTTGAATACGGTGCCGTTGAAATTATCACCAAGCCCAAAGTCGGCACTAAGAAGTTTTTGGAAGAGTCGAGTATTCGTCTTATCGACAAAGTCAAGGCAGCAGCCATGGCTCGGCCAAAGGCGATCAAGAAAGCTCCGGCCATCAGAGTGAGTCCGAAGCTTTCAGCTGATGCCGTTATTCCCAAGGGGACAGTGAAAAATCTGTCCGCAACGGAAAAGATATGTTTGGTTGGAGCTTCAACCGGTGGGACGGAAGCCCTCAAGGTCTTTTTGGAGGCTCAACCCGTCGATTGTCCTCCCATTGCCATTGTGCAGCATATGCCCGAACATTTTACCAAGGCTTTTGCCAATCGATTGAATTCCATATGTCAGATCAACATCAAGGAAGCCGAGGACGGTGATCCTGTAGTACGTGGACAGGCTCTAATCGCTCCGGGTGACAAGCATATGCTGCTCAAGCGAAGCGGTAGCCGCTATTATGTTGAAGTCAAGGATGGCCCTTTGGTTTCTCGGCATCGTCCCTCTGTTGATGTACTTTTTCGATCAGGTGCACGGTATGGCGGGAGCAACGTGGTTGCAGCCATCATGACCGGTATGGGTGACGATGGTGCAAAAGGAATGAAAGAATTGAGTGAGGCCGGGGCGTATACCATTGCCCAGGACGAAGCTAGTTGTGTGGTCTTTGGTATGCCGCAGGAGGCTATCAAATTGGGAGGCGCACAAAAGGTGCTTTCACTGACTCGTATAGCAGGAGAGATCGTCCGTGCATGCGGCTAG
- the crcB gene encoding fluoride efflux transporter CrcB: protein MFTKLLYLSLGGAAGTMSRYWLSGVAQRLAGGSFPLGTFAVNALGCLLFGAVWGFFENRMLPGSEVRLLVLTGFMGAFTTFSTYMFETAELVKYGQMLTALLNVVGQSIVGLVLVLTGIALGRLL from the coding sequence ATGTTTACAAAATTACTCTATCTTTCTCTCGGAGGAGCAGCCGGAACCATGTCCCGCTACTGGCTGTCTGGCGTAGCCCAACGCCTGGCTGGCGGTTCATTCCCACTCGGGACGTTCGCCGTCAACGCACTAGGCTGTCTCTTATTCGGCGCGGTCTGGGGATTTTTCGAGAACCGTATGCTCCCCGGAAGCGAAGTCCGACTTCTCGTACTGACCGGCTTTATGGGGGCATTCACCACTTTTTCCACCTACATGTTCGAGACTGCTGAATTGGTCAAATACGGCCAAATGCTCACTGCCCTGCTCAACGTGGTTGGTCAAAGCATCGTAGGACTCGTACTCGTTCTTACAGGCATAGCCCTTGGTCGCCTACTCTAA
- the fusA gene encoding elongation factor G, whose product MSKSNAPSAKVLGNLRNIGIIAHIDAGKTTLTERILYYSGKIHRIGEVHEGTATMDYMPEEQERGITITSAVTSCQWDPCMINIIDTPGHVDFTIEVERSLRVLDGAVGVFCGVSGVEPQSETVWRQSESYSVPKLAFVNKMDRLGADFDAVLDSMVQKLGTNPLAIQYPDGAGQDFTGVYDLVSMQRLEFDQDTKGVNFSSRDLTEDEVDRLSPWREKLIEVAADEDEEILELYLSGEDVPASQIRAALRKATLARKIVPVLVGSALKNIGVQPVLTAVCDYLPSPLEVPVAEGVNPKDKTKQSFEVSHKEPLSALVFKVTLDSGRKLAMMRMYSGKISAGDTVYNVTQDQPERVARLFRLHAGRKEKIESAYAGDMVAAAGMKFARTGDTLATKEAPILLEQITDYKPVISLAIEPRNSEEGDKLDEVLDKYLLEDPTLELKRDEDTGQIVLSGMGELHLEVIQERLKREYKLEPRVGKPQVVYQETVTGKGKGTGEFNRELGEVVHYGAVDLAVEPMGRDKGQQISMEVDIAEWPAAWLEAVEDGISDSLQSGVIRGYPVQDVRVRVFGMKRRDGESSPVGYRMAAAMALKEALEQATPRLMEPIMWVEISVPEDFVGDVVGLLGSKGAKIENMIDRNGQKVVQGLAPLGKLFGFSTDLRSATQGRAGFVMKFSRFDVLE is encoded by the coding sequence GTGAGCAAGAGCAACGCCCCCTCGGCGAAGGTGCTCGGCAACCTTCGCAATATTGGTATCATTGCGCATATTGATGCGGGAAAAACAACGCTGACAGAGCGAATTCTTTATTATTCAGGAAAGATACACCGTATTGGTGAAGTTCATGAAGGCACGGCGACCATGGACTACATGCCTGAAGAGCAGGAACGCGGTATTACCATCACTTCGGCGGTGACTTCCTGTCAATGGGATCCGTGCATGATCAATATCATTGATACACCAGGGCATGTGGATTTCACCATTGAGGTGGAGCGCTCGTTGCGAGTTTTGGATGGTGCCGTTGGTGTTTTTTGTGGTGTGAGTGGTGTGGAGCCGCAGTCTGAAACGGTTTGGCGGCAGTCTGAATCCTATTCAGTCCCAAAACTTGCTTTTGTTAATAAAATGGACAGATTGGGTGCTGATTTTGATGCCGTGCTTGACTCCATGGTTCAGAAACTCGGAACAAATCCGTTGGCCATTCAATATCCTGATGGAGCCGGGCAGGATTTCACCGGTGTTTATGATCTGGTGAGCATGCAACGGCTTGAATTCGATCAAGACACCAAGGGTGTAAATTTTTCTTCTCGAGATTTGACTGAAGACGAGGTGGATCGACTCTCTCCGTGGCGTGAAAAACTTATTGAGGTCGCTGCTGATGAAGACGAGGAAATTCTAGAGCTGTATCTGTCGGGTGAGGATGTCCCAGCTTCACAGATTCGTGCGGCTTTGAGAAAGGCGACGTTGGCTCGGAAGATCGTTCCGGTACTGGTTGGTTCGGCTTTGAAAAATATTGGCGTGCAACCGGTGTTGACCGCTGTATGTGACTATTTGCCCAGCCCGTTAGAAGTGCCGGTTGCCGAGGGAGTGAATCCAAAGGACAAGACCAAGCAGTCTTTTGAGGTTTCGCATAAGGAGCCGTTGTCTGCCCTTGTCTTTAAGGTTACTCTGGATTCTGGACGAAAACTTGCCATGATGCGTATGTATTCCGGTAAGATAAGCGCTGGTGATACCGTTTATAACGTGACACAGGATCAGCCTGAAAGGGTGGCCCGTCTGTTCCGGTTGCATGCTGGACGCAAGGAAAAGATTGAGAGTGCGTATGCCGGGGATATGGTGGCTGCCGCTGGGATGAAATTTGCGAGGACTGGCGACACGCTGGCAACCAAAGAAGCCCCTATTCTTTTGGAGCAGATTACTGATTACAAACCGGTTATCTCTTTGGCCATTGAGCCGCGCAATTCCGAAGAAGGGGATAAGCTCGATGAAGTTTTGGATAAATATTTGTTGGAAGACCCGACTCTTGAGTTGAAACGTGATGAAGATACGGGGCAGATTGTTTTGTCCGGTATGGGTGAACTTCATTTGGAAGTTATTCAGGAACGGCTGAAACGTGAGTATAAACTCGAACCCAGAGTCGGTAAGCCGCAGGTGGTTTATCAGGAAACTGTGACCGGCAAAGGTAAGGGGACTGGTGAATTCAACCGCGAATTAGGCGAGGTTGTTCATTATGGCGCGGTTGATTTAGCCGTGGAGCCCATGGGTCGGGATAAAGGTCAACAGATCTCTATGGAAGTCGACATCGCAGAATGGCCTGCTGCGTGGCTTGAGGCTGTGGAAGACGGTATCTCTGACAGTCTGCAAAGTGGTGTCATCCGTGGGTATCCGGTTCAGGATGTCCGGGTTAGAGTTTTTGGTATGAAGCGGCGGGATGGAGAATCCAGCCCCGTGGGTTACCGTATGGCTGCCGCTATGGCCCTCAAGGAGGCCCTTGAGCAGGCAACGCCGAGGTTGATGGAACCTATCATGTGGGTAGAGATCAGTGTGCCTGAAGATTTTGTTGGTGATGTGGTCGGTTTGCTCGGGTCCAAAGGTGCCAAGATCGAGAATATGATAGATCGAAATGGGCAAAAGGTAGTTCAGGGACTCGCGCCATTGGGCAAGCTGTTTGGATTTTCCACTGACCTTCGATCCGCCACGCAAGGCAGGGCAGGATTTGTTATGAAATTTTCACGTTTTGATGTGTTGGAGTAA